In the Frankiaceae bacterium genome, TCCGGCGGCCACGGCAAGGACCGCCTGCAGGGCAAGGGCCCCACGCCGCCCGCCGAGGCGCGCAAGGGCCACCCCGCCGCGCGCAAGGCCGCCGCGGCCGCCAAGCGCGCCGCGCCCGGCGCCAAGGCGGGCGCCAAGCCCAAGGGCGAGCGCGGCCAGGTCGACGCCCCCGGCCCCTGGCCGTCGTCCCGCCCCACCGCGCGGCCCCGGCGTACGCCGGTCGGCATCACCGTCCCGCGCGGCGACGGCCCGCGCCGCGCCTCCGCGCCTGCCAAGCGCGCGCCCGCGCCCAAGCGCGGCATCCTCGCCGACGTCGACGAGGTCGTGGCCGGGCGCAACCCCGTCGTGGAGGCGTTGCGCGCTCGCGTGCCCGCCCGCACGCTCGTCGTCGCGCTCGGGCTCGACCACGACGACCGCGTCGCCGAGGCCCTGACCACCGCGGCCAGGCTCAAGGTGCCGATCCGCGAGGCGAGCCGTACCGAGGTCGACCGGCTCACCAACGGCGCGCTGCACCAGGGGCTGGCGCTGGTCGTGGCGCCGTACGACTACGCCCACCCCGACGACGTCCTCCGCCGCGCGCTGGAGCAATCCGAGGCTCCGCTCTTCGTGGCGCTGGACGGCGTCACCGACCCGCGCAACCTCGGCGCCGTGGTCCGCTCCGCGGCGGCGTTCGGCGCGCACGGGGTGATCGTTCCCGAGCGCCGCGCCGCCGGCCTCACCGCCGCCGCCTGGAAGGCGTCCGCGGGCACCGCCGCGCGGCTGCCCGTCGCGCGCGCCACCAACCTCGTCCGGACCCTCAAGTCGTACGCCGACGCCGGCGTCTCGATCGTCGGCCTCGCCGCCGAAGGGGAGCTGTCGCTCGATGACCTCGAGCTCGCCACCGAGCCGCTCTGCGTCGTCGTCGGATCCGAAGGAAAGGGCCTCGGGCGGCTCGTGGGGGAGACGTGCGACGTG is a window encoding:
- the rlmB gene encoding 23S rRNA (guanosine(2251)-2'-O)-methyltransferase RlmB, producing the protein MAPGKRVGGGKAIAKGGQGGRAGKAGSHRKGAPVGSGGHGKDRLQGKGPTPPAEARKGHPAARKAAAAAKRAAPGAKAGAKPKGERGQVDAPGPWPSSRPTARPRRTPVGITVPRGDGPRRASAPAKRAPAPKRGILADVDEVVAGRNPVVEALRARVPARTLVVALGLDHDDRVAEALTTAARLKVPIREASRTEVDRLTNGALHQGLALVVAPYDYAHPDDVLRRALEQSEAPLFVALDGVTDPRNLGAVVRSAAAFGAHGVIVPERRAAGLTAAAWKASAGTAARLPVARATNLVRTLKSYADAGVSIVGLAAEGELSLDDLELATEPLCVVVGSEGKGLGRLVGETCDVLVRIPMVNDTESLNASVAAAVTLAEVARRRRTTP